One Camelina sativa cultivar DH55 chromosome 3, Cs, whole genome shotgun sequence genomic window carries:
- the LOC104767032 gene encoding PRA1 family protein E-like produces MNQKPPPYGYGGAGGGIGPSSSSDTTIIGTLSARAKQTTHSMISTLRPWRQLLDLSALSLPQGYDEAMARLRHNISYFRGNYALAVLVIVFLGLVYHPISMIAFIVVFIGWILLYFSRDANDSIVVSGKQVDDRIVLVLLSLVTILALVYTDVGQNVLVSLIVGLLFAGAHGAFRATDDLFLDEETARQGGLVSGPIRPPSSYTPI; encoded by the coding sequence atgaATCAGAAACCTCCGCCGTACGGTTATGGCGGCGCTGGTGGAGGTATCGgaccttcttcctcttctgacACCACAATCATCGGGACGTTGAGTGCACGCGCCAAGCAGACGACTCACTCGATGATCTCCACGCTCCGTCCATGGCGTCAGCTTCTCGATCTCTCCGCGCTATCTCTCCCTCAAGGATACGATGAAGCCATGGCGCGCCTAAGACACAACATCTCATATTTCCGTGGAAACTACGCCCTCGCCGTCCTCGTCATTGTTTTCCTCGGCCTCGTTTACCACCCAATCTCTATGATCGCCTTTATCGTCGTCTTCATCGGGTGGATTCTCCTCTATTTCTCGCGAGACGCCAACGATTCGATTGTGGTTTCTGGGAAACAAGTGGATGACCGGATCGTGCTGGTTTTGCTCAGCTTGGTAACGATTCTGGCGTTGGTTTATACTGACGTAGGCCAAAACGTGCTGGTTTCGCTTATCGTTGGTTTGCTCTTCGCCGGAGCTCACGGCGCTTTCCGTGCTACCGACGATTTGTTTCTTGATGAAGAAACTGCTCGCCAGGGTGGCCTCGTATCCGGTCCAATCCGGCCACCGTCAAGTTATACCCCAATTTGA
- the LOC104767025 gene encoding uncharacterized protein LOC104767025 yields the protein MANLVPGVLLKLLQHMNTDVKIAGEHRSSLLQVVSIVPALAGGELFPNQGFYLRVSDSSHATYVSLPDEHDDLILSDKIQLGQFIHVDRVESSSPVPILRGVRPVPGRHPCVGDPEDIVATHSLGFLSDDKVIDNGVAAANSKPKERVKAPVMKGVVSNGSGSDGERIVGNRLSVSISRDESSEGKKPSSALFRAKSAKSGLSLDVKKESLGKLKTSSGSKSIPSSPTSCYSLPNSFAKFANGIKQQQNVKPKVLEKGSPRMGLVDKGRSLVKPESPSVGKKLPMIKNFVQGIEFGAKALRKSWEGNLDIRSSDRSKSTLSRRDITPDSRNLTAARKSTSSEKLPSKQERANVFARSSKEQNKIQPTKKVETTGILDTKDKTSRPKSKSVEKKSIAENGLPGNLVKVPVNGKRLAAGDIQWSSLPSSLSRMGQEVLRHRDAAQGVAIEAMQEASASESLLQCLIMYSDLMSTAKEDDPLPVVEQFLKLHSGLKNVQIVTESLSRLICPMSSPENEENKSEEAIKAASEKQKLAASWVQAALVTNLSPFSVYSSKPAKLAASKSKPVIILESPGNNSSGKTRGNVQNKPTIGSKLVAQGMIRKHRENSSSQKATSVAGSESPPLNWVKGNGLNEATDLAEKLQMVSQDWFLGFVERFLDADVITSSNLNLSDNGQIAGMLSQLKSVNDWLDEIGSKEDEEGLQEVSKETIDRLRKKIYEYLLTHVESAAAALGGGGTVSSPRPKPIETKAKR from the exons ATGGCGAATCTAGTCCCTGGTGTATTGCTCAAGCTTCTCCAGCATATGAACACCGACGTCAAAATCGCCGGCGAACACAGGTCCTCTCTCTTACAAGTCGTCAGTATCGTCCCCGCTTTAGCCGGAGGCGAGCTTTTCCCTAACCAGGGCTTTTACCTCAGAGTCTCTGATTCCTCTCACGCCACTTACGTCTCTTTACCTGACGAACACGACGATTTGATTCTTAGTGATAAGATCCAATTAGGTCAATTCATTCATGTCGATAGAGTCGAGTCTTCTTCCCCTGTTCCGATTCTTCGTGGTGTTAGACCTGTTCCTGGTAGGCATCCTTGCGTTGGTGATCCTGAAGATATCGTAGCTACTCACTCTCTAGGGTTTCTTAGTGATGACAAGGTGATTGATAACGGTGTTGCTGCTGCTAATTCCAAACCCAAAGAGAGAGTCAAGGCACCTGTGATGAAAGGAGTGGTTTCTAATGGGAGTGGAAGTGACGGTGAGAGAATCGTAGGGAACAGACTGAGTGTTAGTATCTCTAGGGATGAATCTTCTGAGGGTAAGAAGCCGTCGTCTGCTCTATTTCGAGCCAAGTCTGCTAAATCGGGTTTGAGTTTGGATGTAAAGAAGGAATCTTTAGGGAAGCTGAAGACTTCTTCTGGTTCTAAGTCTATACCTTCTTCGCCCACTAGTTGTTATTCGCTGCCTAATTCTTTTGCGAAGTTTGCAAATGGGATTaagcagcaacagaatgtgAAGCCAAAGGTATTGGAGAAAGGTTCTCCTAGGATGGGGTTGGTAGATAAAGGGCGGTCTCTTGTCAAACCGGAGAGTCCAAGTGTTGGGAAAAAGCTTCCCATGATTAAGAATTTTGTGCAGGGGATTGAGTTTGGAGCTAAGGCGTTGAGGAAAAGCTGGGAAGGGAATTTAGACATCAGGAGTTCAGATAGATCTAAATCTACCCTTTCCAGACGTGATATAACCCCTGATTCCCGGAATTTAAca GCTGCACGGAAAAGCACATCGAGTGAGAAGTTGCCAAGCAAACAGGAGAGGGCTAATGTATTTGCAAGATCATCAAAGGAGCAAAATAAGATTCAGCCAACCAAGAAAGTCGAGACAACCGGAATACTGGACACCAAAGATAAAACGAGTAGGCCTAAGTCTAAATCTGTCGAGAAGAAATCTATTGCAGAGAATGGATTGCCTGGGAATTTGGTGAAAGTCCCTGTTAATGGTAAAAGATTAGCGGCGGGAGATATCCAGTGGAGTTCACTCCCTTCATCTCTTTCGAGGATGGGACAG GAAGTCTTGAGGCATAGAGATGCTGCCCAAGGTGTCGCAATAGAGGCCATGCAAGAAGCCTCTGCTTCTGAGAGCTTACTCCAATGCCTCAT tatgtACAGCGATCTTATGTCAACAGCGAAGGAAGATGATCCATTGCCAGTTGTTGAGCAGTTCCTGAAACTCCATTCTGGTTTAAAGAACGTTCAAATAGTAACAGAGTCATTGTCCAGATTAATTTGTCCGATGTCTTCCccagaaaatgaagaaaacaaatccgAGGAAGCTATAAAAGCAgcatcagaaaaacaaaaattggcaGCCTCGTGGGTCCAAGCGGCGCTGGTCACTAACTTATCGCCCTTCTCTGTTTACTCTAGCAAACCAGCCAAACTTGCTGCTTCCAAGAGCAAACCCGTGATCATACTCGAGAGCCCGGGTAATAACTCCTCTGGTAAAACCCGTGGGAACGTCCAAAACAAGCCAACGATTGGATCTAAACTCGTAGCACAAGGCATGATTCGTAAACACAGGGAGAACAGTAGCAGCCAAAAGGCCACATCAGTAGCAGGTTCAGAGTCTCCACCGCTAAACTGGGTGAAAGGAAATGGTCTGAACGAGGCAACTGATCTTGCAGAGAAGTTGCAAATGGTTTCACAAGattggtttttgggttttgtagaGAGATTCTTGGACGCAGACGTGATTACATCTTCGAATCTGAATCTGTCTGATAACGGACAGATCGCCGGGATGCTGTCTCAGCTCAAGAGTGTGAATGATTGGCTAGACGAGATTGGGtccaaagaagatgaagaaggattaCAAGAAGTCTCTAAAGAAACAATTGATCGATTACGGAAGAAGATCTACGAGTATCTTTTGACACATGTAGAGTCGGCAGCTGCAGCACTTGGTGGTGGTGGCACCGTCTCTTCTCCTAGACCCAAACCAATCGAAACTAAagcaaagagataa
- the LOC104767041 gene encoding probable prefoldin subunit 4: MQQQGSKSGSEMEVTWEDQQNINTFSRLNNRFHDLDDEIKSAKEKCDNLEDAGNELILADEEMVRFQIGEVFAHLPRDEVETRIEEMKEATCKSLEKLEEEKVSVVSQMSALKKVLYAKFKDSINLEED, from the exons ATGCAGCAGCAA GGGAGTAAGAGTGGATCTGAGATGGAGGTGACATGGGAGGACCAGCAGAACATTAACACCTTCAGCCGTTTGAATAACAGATTCCATGACCTCGATGACGAAATCAAATCCGccaag GAAAAGTGTGATAACTTAGAGGATGCAGGGAACGAGTTGATCCTTGCTGATGAGGAGATGGTGAGGTTTCAAATCGGAGAAGTGTTTGCTCATTTGCCCAGGGACGAGGTAGAAACAAGGatagaagagatgaaagaggCGACCTGCAAAAGCCTTGAGAAGCTCGAGGAAGAGAAGGTATCAGTAGTGTCACAAATGTCTGCGTTGAAGAAGGTTTTGTATGCTAAGTTCAAGGATTCCATCAATCTTGAAGAAGATTAA